One Oxobacter pfennigii DNA segment encodes these proteins:
- a CDS encoding divergent PAP2 family protein: MATLGKILSNKILLTSIAGWSVAQILKVLFVYASCKKIDFTRLVGSGGMPSSHSAFVVALTVSVGKVCGFDSSDFAISAVISFVVMYDAAGVRRAAGKQARVLNTIINDKLLAGKFPEEELKELLGHTPIEVIAGAFVGLFTAVLL; encoded by the coding sequence TTGGCGACACTTGGCAAGATATTATCAAATAAGATACTGTTAACGTCTATCGCAGGATGGTCGGTTGCACAGATTTTAAAAGTTCTTTTCGTTTATGCAAGCTGTAAAAAGATAGACTTCACGCGTTTGGTGGGATCCGGGGGGATGCCTAGCTCCCATTCGGCGTTTGTTGTAGCTCTTACCGTATCCGTTGGAAAAGTCTGCGGTTTTGACTCTTCCGATTTTGCCATTTCTGCCGTTATATCTTTTGTTGTTATGTATGATGCTGCCGGTGTGAGAAGAGCAGCTGGAAAACAGGCAAGGGTTCTAAATACCATAATTAACGATAAACTGCTTGCGGGAAAATTTCCTGAAGAAGAACTAAAAGAGCTGTTGGGGCACACTCCCATAGAGGTAATTGCAGGAGCTTTTGTAGGCCTTTTTACAGCAGTTTTATTGTAG
- a CDS encoding polyprenyl synthetase family protein, producing the protein MQFKEKLEDMQAKINSYLNSIIPRDEAYINNLLDSMRYSLFAGGKRMRPILMLTVGEIFDCKAEFILPFAAAVEMIHTYSLIHDDLPAIDNDDYRRGKLTNHKVYGEACAILSGDALLNFAYEHILDFSLKYNDTRFIAASYEISKAAGIYGMIGGQVVDIENENKPCDIKTVEYMHKNKTGALITASVRSSAVISRVNADDLTRLTDFAQKLGLAFQIIDDILDVVGDDAKLGKKHGSDLKSNKSTYVSLVGLKSSREMAARLTNDALNLISFYKEKAEFLYMLTEYLLNREY; encoded by the coding sequence ATGCAGTTCAAAGAAAAACTCGAGGATATGCAGGCAAAAATCAATTCATATCTTAACAGTATAATACCCAGGGATGAAGCATACATCAATAACCTCTTAGACTCCATGAGATATAGTCTTTTTGCCGGAGGCAAAAGAATGCGTCCCATATTGATGCTTACAGTCGGCGAAATCTTTGACTGCAAAGCCGAATTCATACTTCCCTTTGCGGCAGCTGTGGAGATGATTCACACTTATTCTTTGATACATGATGATTTGCCGGCTATCGATAACGATGATTACAGGAGGGGAAAACTCACCAATCACAAAGTATATGGAGAGGCTTGTGCAATACTGTCAGGAGATGCTCTTTTGAATTTTGCCTATGAACATATTCTGGATTTTTCCCTCAAATATAATGATACACGGTTCATTGCTGCCTCATATGAAATCTCAAAAGCAGCGGGAATTTACGGAATGATTGGCGGCCAGGTAGTGGATATTGAAAATGAAAATAAGCCTTGTGATATTAAAACCGTTGAATATATGCATAAAAACAAGACAGGTGCCTTGATCACCGCCTCAGTGAGGTCATCGGCAGTTATTTCAAGGGTAAATGCTGATGACTTAACCAGATTGACTGATTTTGCTCAAAAACTGGGCCTTGCCTTTCAAATTATAGATGATATATTGGATGTTGTTGGCGATGATGCAAAGCTGGGTAAAAAGCATGGCAGCGATTTAAAAAGCAATAAATCAACTTATGTCAGCTTAGTTGGCCTTAAAAGCTCAAGGGAAATGGCCGCCAGGCTGACAAATGACGCACTTAATTTAATTAGTTTTTATAAAGAAAAAGCAGAATTTTTATATATGCTTACTGAATATTTATTAAATAGGGAGTATTAG
- the spoIVB gene encoding SpoIVB peptidase — translation MYRARLNKVVLYTFCCTIFIFFIILLKMSQMPNNIFLLEGENHLFDVRLPINVSVDSTGSDIKLNGSELNGDKVNLNLSSPFKIQSEKNGKTDLSIRFLGIIPLKHVTINVIPQVSVIPGGQSVGVKLNTKGVMVVGTSKVESAEGIELSPCTDSGIRIGDTILKINNHLVKDGDHVSKLINSCEGKILKFTIIRKEKELEINVKPVKSKEDNRYKIGAWIRDSTAGVGTLTFYCPHNDTFGALGHPITDVDTGVIMTVDSGKIVPSKIISIQPGMRGRPGELRGLFLDDEEDLGTIEKNTSSGIYGKTFKNPVNNIYSQPIPVGLQNQIKEGPAKILTTINGTSIEEYDIVIEKLTPQSKPNPKSMIIKVVDEELLQKTGGIVQGMSGSPIIQDGRLVGAVTHVFINRPDMGYGIYIEWMLKEAGIELKK, via the coding sequence TTGTACAGAGCACGGCTCAATAAAGTTGTACTATATACTTTTTGCTGTACAATTTTTATTTTTTTTATTATCTTACTCAAGATGTCTCAAATGCCCAACAATATATTCCTTCTTGAAGGAGAAAATCATTTATTTGATGTAAGGCTTCCCATCAATGTAAGTGTGGACTCCACTGGGAGCGATATAAAGCTCAACGGCAGCGAACTTAATGGAGATAAAGTCAATTTAAACTTATCGTCTCCATTTAAGATTCAATCAGAAAAAAACGGCAAAACAGATTTAAGCATACGTTTTTTAGGTATTATTCCCCTTAAGCATGTAACTATTAATGTAATCCCTCAGGTAAGCGTAATTCCCGGCGGTCAGTCCGTTGGAGTAAAGCTCAATACCAAAGGTGTAATGGTAGTAGGTACGTCAAAAGTTGAATCAGCAGAAGGGATAGAATTAAGCCCCTGCACTGATTCAGGTATAAGGATAGGAGACACAATTTTAAAGATAAACAATCACTTAGTAAAAGACGGGGACCATGTTTCTAAACTTATAAACTCCTGCGAAGGCAAGATTTTAAAGTTTACGATTATACGGAAAGAAAAAGAACTAGAAATCAATGTAAAGCCTGTTAAATCCAAGGAGGATAACCGTTATAAAATCGGTGCCTGGATAAGGGATTCAACGGCAGGTGTAGGCACATTGACCTTTTACTGCCCTCATAATGATACATTTGGTGCCTTAGGCCATCCAATAACAGATGTGGATACTGGGGTAATAATGACTGTTGACTCAGGAAAAATAGTACCGTCAAAAATTATATCAATTCAGCCGGGCATGAGGGGAAGGCCGGGCGAATTACGGGGTCTTTTTTTGGATGATGAAGAAGATTTAGGAACAATAGAGAAGAATACTTCGTCAGGTATATACGGCAAGACCTTTAAAAATCCTGTCAATAATATTTACAGTCAGCCAATTCCCGTAGGTCTGCAAAATCAGATAAAGGAAGGTCCGGCAAAAATATTGACAACAATTAACGGCACAAGCATAGAAGAATATGATATTGTTATAGAAAAGCTGACACCACAGAGCAAACCCAATCCTAAAAGCATGATAATCAAAGTTGTTGACGAAGAGCTGCTGCAAAAAACAGGCGGTATCGTCCAGGGAATGAGCGGCAGTCCCATTATTCAGGATGGAAGGCTTGTAGGAGCTGTGACCCATGTTTTTATCAACAGGCCGGATATGGGTTACGGAATATATATAGAATGGATGTTAAAGGAAGCCGGTATAGAATTAAAAAAATAA
- a CDS encoding TlyA family RNA methyltransferase, with the protein MAKERLDTLLVNRGFFPTREKARKSIMAGLIFIENKRYDKPGDIVNADSNIEVKGTLIPYVSRGGLKLEKALQEFNISVLNKKAIDVGASTGGFTDCLLKNGAKSVVSIDVGYGQFAWELRNDKRVTLMERTNIRYVKEEDIGYLCDICTIDVSFISLRLVLPVVKKLLNSEGEVICLIKPQFEAGRDKVGKKGVVKDPKTHREVISSVLKFASDSGFSVIALSFSPIKGPEGNIEYLAHLKNTPFIDTGFDTDSKVISVVEKSHSEFV; encoded by the coding sequence ATGGCTAAAGAAAGATTGGATACTCTGCTTGTAAACCGCGGCTTTTTTCCTACTCGAGAGAAGGCAAGAAAAAGCATAATGGCAGGCTTGATTTTTATTGAAAATAAGCGGTATGATAAACCGGGAGACATAGTAAACGCGGATTCAAATATAGAAGTAAAGGGAACTTTAATACCTTATGTAAGCAGGGGAGGTTTAAAACTTGAAAAAGCCCTGCAGGAATTTAATATAAGTGTATTGAATAAAAAAGCTATAGATGTAGGCGCCTCAACGGGAGGCTTTACAGATTGCCTTTTGAAAAATGGTGCGAAAAGCGTTGTCTCCATAGATGTAGGGTACGGGCAGTTTGCCTGGGAACTTAGAAATGATAAAAGAGTAACCCTTATGGAACGAACGAACATCCGTTACGTCAAAGAAGAAGATATAGGGTATTTATGCGATATATGCACTATCGATGTATCTTTCATCTCCTTGCGGCTGGTACTGCCTGTTGTAAAAAAGCTGTTAAACAGTGAGGGCGAAGTCATTTGCTTAATCAAGCCCCAATTTGAAGCCGGAAGGGATAAGGTAGGCAAAAAAGGGGTTGTTAAAGATCCAAAGACCCACAGGGAAGTAATAAGCTCTGTTTTAAAATTTGCATCTGATAGTGGCTTCTCCGTTATAGCTCTTTCATTCTCGCCCATAAAAGGCCCCGAAGGAAATATCGAGTACCTGGCTCATTTGAAAAATACACCTTTTATCGATACCGGGTTTGATACTGATTCTAAAGTTATTTCGGTGGTTGAAAAGTCACATAGTGAATTTGTATAG
- the spo0A gene encoding sporulation transcription factor Spo0A has translation MEEKKIKIVIADDNKEFCNILSDYLKKQEDFEVVGVAKDGLEALALISQENPDILVLDIIMPHLDGLGVLERLNSYDPASIPKIIILSAVGQDKITQRAINLGADYYVVKPFELEVFANRIRQMFSGTYTSHESRRTIAYTEEHNSNLLNNNLESEITNIIHEIGVPAHIKGYLYLREAIFMVVNDVELLSAVTKELYPSIAKKFNTTASRVERAIRHAIEVAWSRGQVETINKIFGYTIHNSKGKPTNSEFIAMVADKLRLKQKVG, from the coding sequence ATGGAAGAAAAAAAAATCAAAATAGTTATTGCAGATGACAATAAAGAATTTTGCAATATCTTAAGCGACTATTTAAAAAAACAGGAAGATTTCGAGGTAGTAGGGGTTGCAAAGGACGGTTTAGAAGCGTTAGCACTAATCTCCCAGGAAAATCCCGATATATTGGTTCTTGACATAATCATGCCGCATTTAGATGGTTTAGGTGTGTTAGAAAGATTAAACAGTTACGATCCTGCTTCTATTCCAAAAATAATTATTCTCTCAGCGGTAGGCCAGGATAAAATTACTCAAAGAGCTATAAACCTTGGGGCAGATTACTATGTTGTTAAACCTTTTGAATTAGAGGTGTTTGCCAACAGGATAAGGCAAATGTTCAGTGGCACCTACACCAGTCATGAAAGCAGAAGAACAATAGCTTATACTGAAGAACACAATTCAAATCTGCTGAATAATAATTTAGAATCAGAAATCACCAACATAATACACGAAATTGGTGTGCCCGCACACATTAAAGGTTACCTGTACTTAAGAGAAGCCATATTTATGGTTGTAAATGATGTTGAGCTTTTAAGTGCCGTTACTAAAGAACTGTATCCTTCCATAGCAAAGAAATTCAATACTACCGCCAGCCGCGTAGAGAGGGCAATCCGTCATGCCATCGAAGTTGCTTGGTCAAGAGGTCAGGTAGAAACAATTAATAAAATATTTGGATATACCATACATAACAGCAAAGGCAAGCCCACGAATTCCGAATTCATCGCCATGGTAGCCGATAAATTAAGGTTAAAACAAAAGGTGGGCTAA
- a CDS encoding exodeoxyribonuclease VII small subunit: protein MKTQKNENIKFEEALEKLEKIIAKLQEGNLNLDDSLKFYEEGIGLVRVCQQKLDTAESKITMLVNEGSADKKEVPFTMEAEG from the coding sequence TTGAAAACACAGAAAAATGAAAACATAAAATTTGAAGAAGCTTTGGAAAAATTAGAAAAAATCATTGCAAAGCTTCAGGAAGGCAACTTGAATTTAGACGACTCACTTAAATTTTATGAGGAGGGTATAGGGCTTGTTCGAGTTTGCCAGCAAAAATTAGATACGGCAGAATCCAAAATCACAATGCTTGTCAATGAAGGCAGTGCGGATAAAAAAGAAGTCCCATTTACTATGGAGGCGGAAGGATAG
- a CDS encoding arginine repressor: protein MKIARHAKILEIINNKEIETQEDLAEELKKSGIDVTQATVSRDIKELKLIKVLSNSGNYKYAAIAPTENLLSDRLISIFSQTVLMIDYVNNMIVMKTISGSAPSAAEAIDSLNWDGIVGTLAGDNTIFVLTRSNEKAEELVGKFKKLINA, encoded by the coding sequence ATGAAAATAGCAAGACATGCAAAAATTCTGGAGATTATCAACAATAAGGAAATAGAGACTCAGGAAGATTTGGCTGAAGAGCTTAAAAAATCCGGCATAGACGTGACGCAGGCTACAGTTTCCCGTGATATTAAAGAGCTGAAGCTTATCAAAGTGCTATCAAACAGCGGCAACTATAAATATGCTGCCATTGCCCCTACGGAAAATTTGCTTTCTGACAGGTTGATATCAATTTTTTCCCAGACCGTTCTTATGATTGATTATGTGAATAACATGATTGTCATGAAAACAATATCAGGTTCTGCCCCATCTGCAGCTGAAGCCATCGATTCCTTAAACTGGGACGGCATTGTAGGTACATTGGCAGGGGACAATACCATATTTGTACTTACAAGAAGCAACGAAAAAGCTGAAGAGCTTGTGGGCAAATTTAAAAAGCTGATTAATGCATAG
- a CDS encoding NAD(+)/NADH kinase — MNKIGIIVNIDKDKDLSITKNIINWIGERGGTILLSKSIASKLNLKQYSYKTEDIYKQSDFILVLGGDGTILGVSREVSKYDTPLLGINLGHLGFLAEVEVKEIFESLEKTLNGEFHIENRIMLEAKVAENGIFKKFYALNDIAFTRGTLSRILRLKVYINDDYVTSLSGDGLIIASPTGSTAYSLSAGGPIISPNLSVMTLTPICPHSLFNKSIVISDSETVRVDLEENYGNAYLTVDGQEGYKINEGQYVSISKAPFCTRLIKLSNRTFYDVLRTKITER, encoded by the coding sequence ATGAATAAAATAGGAATAATTGTTAATATTGATAAAGATAAGGATTTGAGTATAACTAAAAATATAATAAACTGGATTGGAGAAAGAGGGGGAACTATACTCCTCTCAAAAAGCATTGCATCCAAGCTTAATTTGAAACAGTACTCTTATAAAACAGAAGATATATACAAGCAGTCGGATTTCATCCTTGTTTTGGGAGGAGATGGTACAATCCTTGGTGTTTCAAGAGAAGTATCCAAGTATGATACTCCTCTTCTAGGAATTAATTTAGGTCATTTAGGTTTTCTTGCCGAAGTGGAAGTAAAAGAGATATTTGAATCCCTTGAGAAAACTTTAAATGGAGAGTTCCACATTGAAAACAGAATTATGCTGGAAGCTAAAGTAGCGGAAAATGGTATCTTTAAAAAGTTTTATGCTTTAAATGATATTGCTTTTACAAGAGGCACCTTGTCGAGAATATTGAGGCTTAAGGTATATATAAACGATGATTACGTTACTTCACTGAGCGGAGACGGTCTTATTATAGCCTCACCTACAGGCTCTACGGCATATTCGCTGTCAGCTGGAGGCCCTATAATAAGCCCTAACCTGTCTGTTATGACCTTAACTCCCATTTGCCCCCACTCTTTATTTAACAAATCCATAGTGATATCTGACAGTGAAACCGTAAGGGTGGATTTGGAAGAGAATTACGGAAATGCATACCTTACAGTAGACGGACAGGAAGGATATAAAATAAATGAAGGACAATATGTTTCAATAAGCAAAGCACCTTTTTGTACAAGACTTATAAAATTGTCAAACAGAACTTTTTATGACGTCTTAAGAACTAAAATAACTGAAAGATAA
- the recN gene encoding DNA repair protein RecN, giving the protein MLLNLHIKDFALIEDLKLEFSKGLNILTGETGAGKSIIIDSVNFILGDRASKEIIRHGYEKTYVEGIFEFISNSPLKNIMEENGIDIDEDIIILSRELNVSGKSICRINGKMVTTSVLKSIGSHLIDIHGQHEHQSLLKEENHMELLDMFGSQRLHILKDEVHVVYSNVQDIKRELQSIMGDDRERQQRLDLLNYQLKEIDESKLKTGEEEDLNKQKTLLLNSGKLFSVLNDSYNNLYESEEQPSVFDRLGKTLSEFKSIMNLDEKLSEIHKSLEDSYYGLEGAINDIRGYREKIDFDPELIDQVEYRLDTINKLKRKYGSTIEDILKYREKIYIEIDNIQNSEERISSLKARLDSENKILFNISAGLSEERHAAARRMEKGIEDELKFLGMDKSRFVVNFEIIKKDGQIVCNDKGVDIITFLISTNIGEPEKSLSKIASGGELSRIMLAVKTVLAYTDKIPSLIFDEIDTGISGKAAQAVGEKLRQLSGSHQIICVTHLPQIASMADTHFYISKASDGNKTNTSVKILNHKEKINEIARMLVGAKITALTLQHAEEMLIMSQKIKKAN; this is encoded by the coding sequence ATGCTCCTGAATTTACATATAAAGGATTTTGCATTAATAGAAGACTTGAAACTTGAATTTTCAAAAGGCTTAAATATTCTGACAGGAGAAACCGGCGCAGGAAAATCTATTATAATCGATTCTGTAAACTTTATATTAGGTGATCGCGCTTCAAAGGAAATCATAAGGCACGGCTATGAAAAGACATACGTGGAAGGTATTTTTGAATTCATTAGTAATTCCCCTTTGAAGAATATTATGGAGGAAAACGGAATAGACATTGATGAAGATATAATCATACTGTCAAGAGAGCTCAATGTATCCGGTAAAAGCATCTGCCGTATAAACGGCAAGATGGTAACAACTTCTGTCCTTAAAAGCATAGGAAGCCACTTAATTGATATTCACGGCCAGCATGAACACCAATCTCTTTTAAAAGAAGAAAATCATATGGAGCTTTTAGATATGTTCGGAAGTCAAAGGCTTCACATTTTAAAAGATGAGGTACATGTTGTTTATTCAAATGTCCAGGATATAAAAAGGGAGCTTCAATCCATAATGGGGGATGACAGGGAAAGGCAGCAAAGGCTGGATTTGTTAAATTATCAGCTTAAGGAAATAGATGAATCCAAGCTTAAGACAGGCGAGGAAGAGGACCTTAACAAACAAAAAACTCTGCTTTTAAATTCAGGTAAATTATTTTCTGTACTTAATGATTCTTATAATAATTTATACGAGAGCGAAGAGCAACCTTCGGTCTTTGACAGGCTTGGAAAAACTTTATCCGAATTTAAAAGTATTATGAATCTGGATGAGAAGCTTTCTGAAATCCATAAGTCATTGGAAGACTCATATTACGGACTTGAAGGCGCCATTAATGATATCAGAGGATATAGGGAAAAAATCGATTTTGATCCCGAACTGATAGATCAGGTGGAATATCGCTTGGATACCATAAACAAGCTTAAGCGCAAATATGGTTCAACCATAGAGGATATACTTAAATACAGGGAAAAAATCTATATAGAAATTGATAATATACAAAACAGCGAAGAAAGAATATCTAGCCTTAAAGCACGCCTTGATTCAGAAAATAAAATCCTTTTTAATATAAGCGCTGGATTATCGGAGGAAAGACATGCTGCAGCACGGAGAATGGAAAAAGGTATAGAAGATGAGTTAAAGTTTCTGGGTATGGATAAAAGCCGTTTTGTGGTTAATTTTGAAATCATAAAAAAAGACGGACAGATAGTTTGCAATGATAAGGGAGTGGATATTATAACCTTTCTTATATCCACCAATATAGGAGAACCGGAAAAAAGTTTATCAAAAATTGCCTCCGGAGGTGAACTATCCCGTATAATGCTGGCAGTAAAAACCGTTTTAGCATATACCGATAAAATACCCAGCCTTATTTTTGATGAGATTGATACGGGTATTTCAGGTAAAGCCGCACAGGCCGTAGGTGAAAAATTGCGGCAATTATCAGGCAGCCATCAGATTATATGCGTTACTCATCTGCCGCAGATTGCTTCCATGGCGGATACCCATTTTTATATATCCAAAGCATCAGATGGCAATAAAACTAATACGAGTGTCAAAATATTAAATCATAAAGAAAAGATAAATGAAATAGCCAGGATGCTTGTAGGAGCAAAAATAACCGCCCTTACTTTACAGCATGCCGAAGAGATGCTTATTATGTCTCAAAAAATTAAAAAAGCAAATTAA
- the dxs gene encoding 1-deoxy-D-xylulose-5-phosphate synthase — protein MLSHNSKILYPEDIRNMDDKELKSLAHDIREFIIQNVSKTGGHLASNLGVVELTLALHSVYKTPEDKIIWDVGHQSYIHKIITGRMHHFDKLRQFNGLSGFPKRNESIYDVFQTGHSSTSISAALGISRARDINKDDFHVVAVIGDGALTGGMAFEALNDAGASNTNLTVILNDNQMSISKNVGSISSYLSKLRTEPAYSKFKHNLEQMLKKIPVVGKDIAKAVERMKDSLKYFLVPGMLFEDFGFTYLGPVDGHDIGMLKDVLLRSKKIKGPVLIHVMTKKGKGYNLAEKRPDKFHGVGIFDVDTGEFLGKSNTTYSEVFGDELIKLAQADKNIVAVTAAMPEGTGLTNFSRNFPDRFFDVGIAEQHAVTMAAGLAVSGMKPVVAVYSTFLQRAYDQILHDVCIQNLPVVLAIDRSGIVGDDGETHQGVFDLSFLRHIPNIVIMAPKSTKELREMLSLSLKLNCPVAIRYPRGTDIEGIVFNEQVKLEPYKAEVIKRGKDVLIISCGKMTAFAYKAAWDLGNSGIDVGLINARFVKPLDENTLLNEIKNYRIVVTIEDNVIKGGFGSGILELLSQHNISDKKIKTLGFPDEFVPQGNYSKLFDKYNLDSKGIIKTILNML, from the coding sequence ATGTTGAGCCATAATAGCAAAATACTTTATCCCGAAGATATAAGAAATATGGATGACAAGGAATTGAAAAGTCTTGCACATGATATTAGAGAGTTTATAATACAGAATGTATCCAAAACCGGAGGGCATCTTGCATCAAACCTGGGTGTAGTTGAACTTACATTAGCCCTCCACAGTGTTTATAAGACCCCGGAAGATAAGATTATATGGGACGTAGGTCACCAATCATATATACATAAAATAATAACAGGCAGAATGCATCATTTTGATAAATTAAGGCAGTTTAACGGTTTAAGCGGCTTCCCTAAAAGAAATGAAAGCATATATGACGTATTTCAGACCGGGCACAGCAGCACCTCCATTTCTGCTGCTCTTGGCATAAGCAGAGCCCGGGATATAAACAAGGATGATTTTCATGTTGTAGCTGTCATAGGTGACGGTGCCTTAACGGGAGGTATGGCTTTTGAAGCCTTGAATGATGCAGGAGCCAGCAATACAAATCTTACGGTCATATTAAACGATAACCAGATGTCCATATCAAAAAATGTAGGCAGCATTTCCTCATATTTAAGCAAATTAAGGACAGAACCGGCTTATTCCAAGTTCAAACATAATTTAGAGCAAATGCTTAAAAAAATACCGGTTGTGGGCAAGGATATCGCCAAGGCCGTTGAAAGGATGAAGGACAGTTTAAAATACTTTCTGGTACCCGGCATGCTTTTTGAAGATTTCGGCTTTACATATTTAGGGCCTGTAGACGGTCATGATATAGGAATGCTTAAAGATGTGCTTTTAAGGTCTAAAAAAATAAAAGGGCCTGTTCTGATTCATGTTATGACTAAAAAAGGCAAAGGTTATAATTTGGCCGAGAAAAGGCCTGATAAATTTCACGGAGTAGGAATTTTTGATGTTGATACAGGGGAATTTTTAGGCAAAAGCAATACAACCTATTCTGAAGTTTTCGGCGATGAGCTAATAAAACTGGCTCAAGCTGATAAGAATATAGTAGCCGTAACTGCAGCCATGCCTGAAGGTACAGGCCTTACTAATTTTTCAAGGAATTTTCCCGACAGGTTTTTTGACGTAGGCATTGCCGAGCAGCATGCCGTAACCATGGCAGCGGGACTTGCTGTAAGCGGTATGAAGCCTGTTGTTGCAGTATATTCTACTTTTTTGCAGAGAGCTTATGACCAGATACTTCATGATGTTTGCATACAAAATCTTCCTGTAGTTCTTGCCATTGACAGAAGCGGAATTGTCGGGGATGACGGTGAAACCCATCAGGGAGTTTTTGATCTTTCATTTTTAAGACATATACCCAATATAGTAATAATGGCTCCAAAATCAACAAAAGAGCTTAGAGAAATGCTTTCCTTAAGCCTTAAGTTAAATTGCCCCGTTGCCATAAGATATCCCAGAGGTACCGATATTGAAGGTATAGTTTTTAATGAGCAGGTAAAGCTTGAACCATATAAAGCCGAAGTAATAAAAAGGGGCAAGGATGTACTTATTATATCCTGCGGCAAGATGACTGCCTTTGCATATAAGGCAGCTTGGGATTTAGGAAATTCAGGAATAGATGTTGGGCTTATAAATGCCAGGTTTGTTAAACCTCTTGATGAAAATACACTGCTTAATGAAATTAAAAATTATAGAATTGTAGTTACAATTGAAGATAATGTCATTAAAGGCGGCTTTGGTTCAGGCATATTAGAGCTTTTAAGCCAGCATAATATATCGGATAAAAAGATAAAAACCCTTGGTTTTCCTGATGAATTCGTACCTCAGGGCAATTACTCGAAGCTTTTTGACAAATATAATCTGGATTCCAAGGGAATTATAAAAACTATATTGAATATGCTGTAA
- the xseA gene encoding exodeoxyribonuclease VII large subunit codes for MNVKVLSVSQITEYIKKVMAVDPILNNVSIRGEISNFKHHYSGHMYFTLKDENAKIKCVMFKSAGYNLKFLPEDGMNVIASGNISLYEKDGQYQLYINRLEPDGKGALFVAYEQLKKRLEAEGLFDKKRKKALPKYPSKVGVITSSTGAAVRDIINVMTRRFPGIHILVVPVLVQGEEAPRDITNAVDYLNTREDIDVIIVGRGGGSIEELWAFNDEFVARAITRSKIPVISAVGHETDFTISDFVSDLRAPTPSAAAEVSVPDKRELKYRLDTYINNIKSLILKNLNEDRALIDRYKSILNTLSPAIFLNQKRQYIDTLNFKLDTAMKRNLDMAKDQFRNFCTNLESLNPLSTLSRGYSICLNPDSKEVIDSIEKVSLKDNVEILVKNGSIECEVTGLSKGSVVIENTEK; via the coding sequence ATGAATGTAAAAGTACTTTCTGTCTCTCAAATAACCGAATATATAAAAAAGGTAATGGCTGTTGACCCAATTTTGAACAACGTATCAATAAGGGGAGAAATTTCAAATTTCAAGCATCATTATTCAGGACACATGTATTTTACACTTAAGGACGAAAATGCTAAAATTAAATGTGTTATGTTTAAAAGCGCCGGATATAATTTAAAGTTTTTGCCTGAGGACGGTATGAATGTAATAGCATCAGGGAATATATCCTTATATGAAAAGGACGGACAGTATCAGCTGTATATAAACCGTTTGGAGCCCGATGGCAAAGGCGCACTTTTTGTGGCATATGAACAGCTGAAAAAAAGGCTGGAAGCAGAAGGGTTATTTGATAAGAAACGGAAAAAAGCTCTGCCAAAATATCCTTCAAAGGTCGGTGTCATAACTTCTTCAACAGGTGCTGCAGTAAGAGACATAATAAATGTCATGACACGGAGATTTCCCGGCATACATATACTTGTAGTTCCCGTTTTAGTCCAGGGGGAAGAGGCGCCTCGTGACATAACAAATGCTGTTGATTACTTGAATACAAGAGAAGACATAGATGTTATAATAGTAGGAAGAGGCGGCGGGTCCATTGAAGAATTATGGGCCTTTAACGATGAATTTGTCGCCAGAGCCATAACGAGGAGTAAAATACCCGTAATATCCGCCGTAGGCCATGAAACGGATTTTACCATTTCGGATTTCGTATCTGATTTGAGAGCTCCTACTCCATCGGCTGCAGCTGAGGTAAGCGTGCCTGATAAGAGAGAGCTTAAGTACAGGCTGGATACCTATATAAATAATATAAAAAGCCTTATATTAAAGAATCTTAATGAAGACAGGGCTCTGATTGACCGATATAAAAGCATATTAAATACCTTAAGTCCCGCAATTTTTTTAAATCAGAAAAGACAATATATAGATACATTGAATTTCAAGCTGGATACAGCAATGAAGCGTAATCTTGACATGGCAAAAGATCAATTTCGTAATTTTTGTACAAACCTTGAAAGCTTAAATCCATTATCCACCTTATCAAGGGGATATTCCATTTGTTTGAATCCTGATTCAAAAGAAGTAATAGACAGCATTGAAAAAGTAAGCTTAAAGGACAACGTTGAAATTTTAGTCAAAAATGGAAGTATAGAATGTGAGGTTACCGGATTATCAAAGGGGAGTGTTGTTATTGAAAACACAGAAAAATGA